The genome window TTTGGGACGATGCGGTTGACAAGAAGCTTTACATTACCGGCGGCATAGGCTCAACCAATAACGGCGAGGCTTTTGGCGATGCTTACCAGCTGCCCAACATGTCGGCCTATGCGGAGACCTGCGCGGCTATTGCCAATGTTTACTGGAACAGCCGCATGTTTTTGCTGCATGGCGACGCCAAGTATATTGATATTTTAGAACGTACCTTATATAACGGCCTGCTGTCGGGCGTATCGCTCACCGGCAACCGCTTTTTTTATCCAAACGTACTGGCTTCAATGGGGCAGCACCAGCGCAGCGCCTGGTTTAGCTGTGCCTGCTGCATCAGTAACATGACCCGCTTTTTACCATCAGTACCGGGTTACGTTTATGCGCACGATAAAAACGACCTTTACGTAAACCTGTTTATGAGCAACAGCAGCGATATTATGCTTACTGCCGGCAAAGTGAACACTATACAAAGCACCGATTACCCCTGGAAAGGCAAGGTTGACCTAACCCTTAACCCCGCCAAAAGCAGCAACTTTACCCTTAGGGTGCGCATTCCGGGCTGGGCGCTGGCTAAACCTGTTCCGGGTGGGCTGTACACCTTTATGGATCAGCACCCCGACCCCGTGGTCATCAGTATAAACGGTAAAGTGTTTAACTACACCACCGAAAAAGGGTACGCCGTTATTAACCGTAAATGGAAAAAAGGCGACGTAGTTACCATGAACCTGCCTATGGAAACCGAAAAGGTAGTAGCCAACAACCTGGTTAAGGCCGATGTTAACCGCTTTGCCTTTCAGCGCGGCCCCATTGTTTATTGCCTGGAAGGCCCTGACAACCGCGACAGTACTGTACAAAACATCACCGTAAATAAAATGGCCGTAAGCAATGCCGTTTACAAACCCGAAATGCTGAACGGCATTGAAGTAATTACCGCCGAAGGTAAAAGCACCAAGCGCCAGCTTAACAGCAGCACACTTTTAGAAACCGACCAAAAGGTAACCGCCATACCCTACTACGCCTGGGCTAACCGCGGACCGAGCGAGATGACCGTTTGGATCCCTTACGAAGCATCGGCCTCTATGCCCAAACCTGCGCCCACTATTGCCAGCACCAGCAAGGTATCGGGCTCTATAACCAACAAGCGGATGCTGAAGGCGCTAAACGATCAGTACGATCCGCAGGACTCAAAAGATGCCAATATGCCTTACCTGCACTGGTGGCCAAAGCAAAATACCGCCGAGTTTGTGCAGTATGATTTTGATAAGCCGCATACCGTATCCGAATCAAAGGTTTACTGGTTTGACGACGGTCCCTGGGGCGGGTGCCGCATCCCGGTATCATACAAAGTCTATTACAAAAAAGGCGACCAATGGGTGCCCGTAAAAACCACTTCGCCGTATGTGATCAGTAAAGACGCCTACAACGTTTTAAACTTTGAGACTGTTGAAACCACCGCCCTTAAAATGGAGGTACAGCTACCCGTTGATAACTCAGCAGGCATCCATGAGTGGAGTGTGAAGTAGAGGTTGGTTGATTGGGGATTAGTTAATTGGAGGTTAGTTGATTAGTTGATTAGAGGTTAGAGATCAGTTGGGGCTGGAGATTAGTTGATTAGTTAGCCGGTTAAACTACACCGCCAAGTCATTACTGTAAGGGTTGGATTGCTCTTGCAGCGCGTTACCGCGGGAAAAAGCTACCCTAAAAGGGAGGTAAATAGTGGATGCAAAAGATATAATATTGTCTGTGCATTAACACTTAAATCACCTGCCTGCGTTATGAAGACTAAAGTTATCACCCTCCTGTTGCTGTTATTCGCGGTTGCTGCTGTTGCTCAAAGAAGACCCGGCAAGAAACCTGCCCCTATTGTATCTGGCGCTACCTTTCATGTTGTGGTAGAATATAAGGGCCGCAAAGAGTTTTTCTCCACCCAATATGAAAACCACGACGGGATGCTGTACCCGGTTGACAAAAATGGAAAGCTCACTATTTTTTATGCCGCAGGTAACGAGAAAAATGACGACCGACTTTCAGTAAGCGGGGTGATCACCGCTGCCGAAAAGAAAGTTTTTCCGTTTGATGATAATTCTGCCCACTTGTCTCTCATGATCTCAA of Mucilaginibacter xinganensis contains these proteins:
- a CDS encoding glycoside hydrolase family 127 protein, coding for MPGKINFVRSCFFIFLGSTGFIAPASAQQRDYPIQPVPFTQVHVNDGFWQPKMEVNANVTIPYVLAQCKANGRVDNFLRAAKMEPGDKLSEFPFDDTDIYKVIEGASYAMQVKSNPKLDRYIDTLIGIMAKAQEPDGYLYTFRTVNAKKPHEWIGEKRWQNEEVLSHELYNAGHLYEAAVAHYQATGKRTLLNIAIKNADLLTRTFGYGKIEEYPGHQIVETGLTKLYRVTGNKKYLDLAKFFLDVRGPKGESYNQADKKVVDQHEAEGHAVRAAYMYTGMADVAALTGNQQYLHAIDDIWDDAVDKKLYITGGIGSTNNGEAFGDAYQLPNMSAYAETCAAIANVYWNSRMFLLHGDAKYIDILERTLYNGLLSGVSLTGNRFFYPNVLASMGQHQRSAWFSCACCISNMTRFLPSVPGYVYAHDKNDLYVNLFMSNSSDIMLTAGKVNTIQSTDYPWKGKVDLTLNPAKSSNFTLRVRIPGWALAKPVPGGLYTFMDQHPDPVVISINGKVFNYTTEKGYAVINRKWKKGDVVTMNLPMETEKVVANNLVKADVNRFAFQRGPIVYCLEGPDNRDSTVQNITVNKMAVSNAVYKPEMLNGIEVITAEGKSTKRQLNSSTLLETDQKVTAIPYYAWANRGPSEMTVWIPYEASASMPKPAPTIASTSKVSGSITNKRMLKALNDQYDPQDSKDANMPYLHWWPKQNTAEFVQYDFDKPHTVSESKVYWFDDGPWGGCRIPVSYKVYYKKGDQWVPVKTTSPYVISKDAYNVLNFETVETTALKMEVQLPVDNSAGIHEWSVK